A stretch of Treponema vincentii F0403 DNA encodes these proteins:
- the pcp gene encoding pyroglutamyl-peptidase I: MKILVTGFDPFGGEKINPALEAIKRLPNEILGAQIIKLEIPTVVGKSLAKIKETVEIENPDVVLSIGQAGGRADITVERIGINIDDCRIPDNEGNQPIDEPVVNGGPAAYFVTIPIKAIVEKIKAHKIPASISNTAGTFVCNHVCYGVAHLAARRTAAGKPMKSGFIHIPLLPEQVIGKPVLTPSMSLETIVSGITYALKAIAEHSSDIKVSGGKIC, from the coding sequence ATGAAAATTTTAGTTACAGGGTTTGATCCCTTCGGCGGAGAAAAAATCAATCCCGCTTTAGAAGCAATTAAACGATTGCCCAATGAAATTTTAGGCGCGCAGATTATCAAGCTTGAAATTCCTACCGTCGTAGGTAAATCTTTGGCAAAAATAAAAGAAACGGTCGAAATAGAAAATCCCGATGTTGTTCTCAGCATCGGGCAGGCAGGAGGCAGAGCCGATATTACCGTAGAAAGAATCGGTATCAATATCGACGACTGCCGCATTCCCGATAATGAAGGGAACCAACCGATCGACGAACCGGTAGTAAACGGCGGCCCCGCCGCATATTTTGTTACCATTCCGATAAAGGCCATCGTTGAAAAAATAAAAGCGCATAAAATTCCCGCTTCAATTTCCAACACGGCAGGAACCTTCGTTTGCAATCATGTCTGTTACGGCGTTGCACATCTTGCAGCAAGGAGAACAGCGGCGGGAAAACCGATGAAAAGCGGTTTTATCCATATTCCGCTCCTGCCCGAACAGGTAATAGGGAAACCGGTGCTTACACCTTCAATGAGCTTGGAAACAATTGTCAGCGGAATTACATACGCGCTTAAAGCCATTGCCGAACATAGTTCCGACATAAAAGTTTCGGGCGGAAAAATCTGCTAG
- a CDS encoding PrsW family glutamic-type intramembrane protease, with amino-acid sequence MSIIRLLLTAFLPAAAAACIAVKKHVPVYALATVFCAAAVSLLPVIVLQHLVHSFLDAGISGQPEAVQLLFNSFITAGLIEEAVKAAFFCLTAAVLLKKKLPAGQSIILAVFFGLAFSGFENISYSLRYSGVQFLRLLTASTLHGILGCFYVSILSAETKRKAALIFVSAVFLHGLYNFFIFLLT; translated from the coding sequence ATGAGTATTATCCGGCTGCTGCTTACGGCATTCTTACCGGCGGCGGCGGCGGCTTGTATCGCAGTCAAAAAACACGTTCCCGTTTATGCACTTGCAACCGTATTCTGTGCGGCGGCGGTTTCGCTGCTCCCGGTTATTGTACTCCAGCATCTTGTGCATTCTTTCTTAGATGCCGGTATTTCGGGACAACCGGAAGCAGTGCAACTTCTCTTTAACAGCTTTATTACGGCAGGCTTAATAGAGGAAGCCGTTAAAGCAGCATTCTTTTGCTTAACAGCCGCCGTACTGTTGAAAAAAAAGCTCCCGGCCGGACAGAGTATCATACTTGCAGTGTTCTTCGGCCTTGCCTTTAGCGGTTTTGAAAATATTTCGTATAGTTTGCGGTATTCCGGCGTACAGTTTCTTCGGCTTTTAACCGCTTCCACATTGCACGGAATACTCGGCTGTTTTTATGTATCGATACTGTCTGCCGAAACAAAGCGGAAAGCTGCGCTTATCTTTGTGTCCGCTGTTTTCCTCCACGGTCTCTATAATTTTTTTATTTTTCTACTTACATAA